From the Candidatus Saccharibacteria bacterium genome, the window GGTCGGTGGCAACGATGTTGCATTTGCAAAAATACTCGCCACCTGCGTTGCGGGGGAAGTGGCCGGCACGTGCTACCACTACTACGAAGACCGCGTACAACTCATGGAACAAATACTCGGTCAGTATGAGCGACTTGTGAAAACCTACAAAAGTGTACTCGCTGAAAGTGGCGGAGCGCGGGTGTATGTAGTGGGCTATCCCCAAATACTGAAAGAGGGCGGCGCTTGTGGAGCAAATGTTCACTTCAACGCCGCCGAAGTGCAATTTGGAGCGCGCTTAATCACCTACCTCAATAGTGTTATCAAGCGAGCTGCTGCCGAAGCAGGGGTGTACTATGTCGATACCGAGAGTGCACTAAACGGCTATAGACTCTGTGAGGCTCCAAAAAACAATGCTGGAGTGAACGGCCTGACGACGGGAGATGACAAGGGTGTTAAGGTGCAGGCGCATGCAGGTGGCAAAACATATTCAAAGACCATAGGCATTGGGAATGAAAGCTACCATCCCACAGCCTTAGGTCATAGGCTGCTCGCGCAACGAGTCATCTCGAGCACGACTAACCTAACGGCCCCAATGCCTGCGCCGAAAGCTAACAACAAACCAAGCCTAGACTATACAAGCTCGCTCCTGAAAGATGTTGAACACGCTCCAGAACAACAGCGCCACAGAGAAGCAATAAAGTGGTCAGACGCAGGCGATATAAGCGTATTGCTCAAAAACAGTCCGTACAAAACGAACGCGCCAAAGGGAACGATTAAACAGGGCACCTCAATTAAAGGTGTTCTGCGTTCTAACCCCGTGACACTATTTGAGGGTATCTACGATGAAACAAAAGGTTTTGTATTCACTATTCCAGATTATATCCCCGTTGGGCTACATACTTTCGATATATATGGCGTGACGCCTAACGGGGACCCTATTGACTTACGTGAAGTGGTATATGTGGCGGAAGAGACAGATGACTTTGACGGAGATGGAACACCAAACGAGCAAGAAGCGTGCGTTCTGGTAGGCTCACTCGGGATTGACCAGGACAACGATGGTGCGGACGATGCCTGTGATAGCGAGCTGCGAGACATATCCATAAACGATTCAGTGCCCGAGCTTCCCTCGAGAAGTCCAATCGCGTTTGATCCCGACGAAAATACCGGTACACCTGGTGGTTCACAAAGTATCGTTGTGCCCTATATCCCACCCGAATACAATGCTAACGAGAACGATTCGTCACAACCAAAGACCACAGCTACTCGGCCGACAGGTTCGTCGAATAGCCTTACAAACACGAATAACCCCACTTCGACACAGCCAAACCCAAGCCTACCGCCATATTTCGGCTATGTTCTAACGCCCCCCGGCATTGACTTGCAAAACGGTACGGACGTCGCAGCTACGGCAGCTACAAACGTGCTCGGCAAAAAAACGGACATGCCCGAAAAGCCAAACAGACAAGCAACCAGAGGCGAAAATACCATAACGTTGATTGCTCTGGCTACGACTGCTTTCGTAACACTATTTGTATTGACGGTGTTTCGCAGTAGACGCGGCTAGCTGTTGTACAATAGCTATATGAAGAATCGAAAACGTAAAACCTCATACGCAAAACAATTCCAAAAATGGCAAAAAAACCTCGGACCTGCACGTAGTACTCTTTTGATATTGGTGATTATTATTGGTGCACTTATTGGGGTAAAACAAGTGCAAGTATACAGAGAAAGAACAACATATAAGTCAGCAGAAGGGCAGATTGAAGCACTAATAGACGATGTATCAAAGTTTGCCCCCACTAGCAAAGAGATGCGCAAATATTGTACCTATAGTTCGGAAAAATTTTCCAAGGGCAGCCTAGGCTGTGTTGTTATGGGCATAGTCACATTTGTTGGTACGCAAGAACAGCAAAACGCATTAATTTCGAAGATTAATTCCTCCAGAGAACAAATCCCATGGGAGTTTATGTATGACAATACCAAGAATCTCCTCAATCGCAATGAGCAATCTGGGGTTTTTGTCTATTCGTATAAAACACTGACATGCGGCTTAAGCTATGGCAATAAGTCCACAGACGGCACAGATACGAACTACGATAAAAACGTACTAGTTGTAAGTTACGATTGCACGGGCTCCGCGCTGAAAGAATACTACTAATTCCCGAGTGCCTTTTCGTAGACTTCTAGGGTTTGTTCCGCGGTGCGGCGCCAGGAGTATGTTGCCGCTTGTTCTCTGCCCTTTTTAATCAAATTGCTTCGAAGCGCTTCGTCGTACAGCACCTCGCCAATCTTGGCGGCCATGTCGCTAGTATCTAGGGGGTCAAAATAGTGTGCCGCCTCGCCGTACACTTCCGGCAAACACGTTGCGTTACTGCTAACCACGGGCGCACCGTGAACCATTGCCTCCAGTCCTGGTAACCCAAATCCCTCGCTCAAGCTCGGAAAGACATACGCAGCACAGTTTTCATACAGCCAGCGAAGCTGTCCCTCGCTCACAAAACCGGTAAATATCACGTTTTGTATGCCCTCACGCAGCACTCGCTCTTCGTGTCGCGCATAGTTCGCATCTTTCTTACCCGCGAGAACTAGCATAAGCTCAGGGTATGTTTTTTGCAGCACCACAAACGCATCAATTAATCGCCCCAAATTTTTGTGTGGCATGGGCTTGCCCGTGTACATTATGTATCGTTTGTTTTTTAGAGCGGCCAGCGGCTCTGCATTTTCACGAATTGCGTCGGCGGCGAGTGGAATAATGGTAAATTTGTTTGGCGAAACATGGGCAAAAGCTGCCACATCATCACGCACAAACTCGCTGTAAGAAATAAGGGCAGCGGATTTTTTTGCCACGCGCTTATTGAGCCATACGTAGACGCGTTGCTTGAGCCAAAACACCAACGCATTTTTGGCGGGGTTGCGGAACCGGGTGGTCGTGAGGTCATTCATGGTGGTAACAACGGTGCCACGGTAGAAGGCTGGCTGCTGAACCATGGGAAAATGAACAACATCGGGGTGTAGTTGGGCAATTTGATGAAGCAACCCGACTTGCTCGGCAAGTGTGAATTCTTTGTGCGGGCACACAATTTTTGTAAACCGAGAGTTGCTTGGGGTCCAGCCCGGTGCATCTTCCGGCTTAATGAGCACGCTATATGTATTGACAGTATCAACTTCCTGTAGGTAATGAAGCAGCCTTTCTATATATCGCCCCGTTGTTGTTCGTAACTCACGGGCATCTATTACTATTTTCATATGCCAAGTATAGACTATCTCCTATGCTTGCTACCACAGCTGCATGGGGGGTGGTATACTTTAGGGGTAGTAATAAAGAGGAGTTTGATGAAATCATGGCGAAAAAAGCGCTCATTACTGGCATAGCAGGACAAGACGGCGGGCATCTTGCAAAATTGCTGCACGAAAAAGGCTATGAAGTATACGGCGTTGTTCGAGGCCAAATGGAAGCAAGCCACCCGCGGTACAAAGCGCTGAAAGAGGAGATGCCCTACGCCGAACTTGTTATGGCAGACCTCCTTGATCTTTCTGCGCTGACACGTGCCGTGCAGACGATTCGCCCGGACGAAGTGTACAACCTAGCGGCCATCAGTCACGTGGGCTATTCATTCCGCGATCCAATTCTGACATGTGATGTCACCGGTAAGGGGGTTCTAAACATGCTTGAGGCAATCCGCCTGAGTGGCCTAGAAAAAACCACCCGTTTTTACCAAGCATCGACCTCTGAAATGTTTGGCGGTCTCGACTACAACCGTCCTGGGAAGGGCTACGATGAAGACTCTGCTTTTCACCCACGAAGCCCCTATGGTGTTGCGAAGCTGTATGGTCACTGGATAACCAAAAACTACCGTGAAAGTTACGGCATGCACGCGAGCTGCGGCATCTTGTTTAATCACGAAGGCGACCGCCGCGGCCCAGAGTTTGTGACGCGCAAGATTAGCCAGGCAGTTGCCCGCATAAAGACTGGCGGCCAAGAGTTCATTGAACTGGGGAATCTAGATAGCAAGCGTGACTGGGGCTACGCTGGTGATTACGTAGAAGGTATGTGGCGCATGCTGCAGCAGGATGCACCAGATGACTACGTGCTTGCTACCGGAGAAACCCACACCATTCGTGAGTTTTGCGAGCTCGCCTTTGCAGAAGTGGGCATAGATATTACGTGGCGAGGTGAGGCAGAAAAAACCGAAGGCGTTGACCAGAATGGTGTTGTCCGGGTAAGGGTAAACCCAGAATTTTACCGGCCGGCCGAGGTAGATATTTTACTCGGTAACCCAGCAAAAGCCGAAACAGTTCTAGGCTGGAAGCGCGCTGTTGATTTCCCGGGTCTTGTGCGACTAATGGTTACCCACGACCTTCAGGCCTAGGTGTATTCATCAACGCGGTATCACGAATTGCCGTTTTTTGCTCGGTGTCTAGGCTGATGGCGGCCGACGCGAGCGCAGTCTTTCCGATACCTTCTGCGACTATCTGCAACCCTTAGGCATAACTCGTAAAGTAGCTGACCTCAAAACCGCCTCCGTGGAACACTGGGTCGCGACGGCCCGTTTCTGCTATTGATTGTGTAGGCGTCATTGAGTATTAATTATACACATTTTTGCTAAAAAATCAATAAAAACATGCTAATTTCAAGGACTATATCCTCGATAATCTATTCGCGGCTCCGCCAGTCGGCGATGATGTCGCTGATGGTTGTATTGAACAGTACTTCAGGAAGTGAAAAGCAATAGTATAATGGTGCGCAGTAATCACTTCTTGGCCCATTCACCAATACGGTTTGCAAGTGCTATCGAGGGACGCTCGATGTAAATGTGCATAAAATGTGCAACGAAAAGAATAACGGGAAGGGTTGTGAGTAACGAGAGAAATGCTGAAGGCATGTACTCAAGGTGATTTCGGAAATAGACGAAAACAGTCGTCGTTAGGCTATAAAGTAAAATGAGGTGAACTGCGTAAACGGTGTAAGATATATTGCCGAGCCACGAAGCAACAGGGTTTTCGAGCAGTCGCCGTAGTCTATCCCAGCTCAACACAAGAATAATGATAATCACGCCAGCGATGAGCTGAAGTATGGTGCGGGATAGCAGAAGGTCGCCGTTACTCAGGGTGAGCATTTGCCAATATTTTCCCAAATTTGATCCCTCAAGCCCTACAATTGAAGGGTATGAACCGATAGCAAAAGCCAACAGAAGAGAACATATTTTATACGGCCAAGGCAGCATCGCAATTTTTCTGAATATTGCCGGAAAAGTGGCAAATATATCGGCAAGGATCATTCCAGCAATAAAACCAACGAAGTACGTATGGATAAAAGCTGCTATGGCGATGCTGTACAATAGCCATCGCCTTCGCATTCCCCTGCACATTGAAGCGAGCCCAAATATGATGAAAGACCCAAGTAGCTCATAGTAGATAGTCCAAAGCACGGGATTATACGTAGAACTTGCCTCTGCCTGTAATGTGAACGCGCCAATGAGTCCTTGCCAAATAGCTCCGATAAAACTTGGCGAAAAAGAAAAGTACGTATTTCCCGTCCAGGGTGAGTGTAGTATGGCGCTGTCTGTGGAGTTCGTGTAATATCCGAGCGACAAAATCGCGTAGCTCATAATAATCGAGAAGAATGCAACGGGCATAAGACGAAAATAGCGCTTGAAAGAAGCTGTGAATAACGAAGACTGTTTATTCTCAAAAAAACGAAGGCTGAGAACGAATCCGCTAAGGATAAAGAAAAGCGAAACAGCTAAGCTGCCGGAAAATAATGAGGCCAGTGGTGAGTGATAAAACCAGAAGTCGTAAGAACTGTGTGCGTATGCGGATCCTGCTCCGATTGCAGCAGGAAAAAATATACTGGCGAAATGCCATAAAATGACGCTGAACGCCGCGATACCTCTGACGCTATCCAGTGCGGTAATTTTTTTCGTATTTGTTGATGTTTTTTCGTCGGACTGTGTGGCGCTTCTTTTAAACCAAAGCTGGGAGACTGACTCCATTTTCATCTACTGTTTGCCCTCATTCTCCCACCTGCCAAATGCTGTCATGAGCATAGCACGACCGGGTAAAAAGAACCAGATTACGGCTAACTGCTATCCCTGTTGCGCCAGTCGGCGATGACATCAGCGATGGTCGTTTCGAGTGGTATTTCTGGCTGCCAGCCGGTATCGGTAGTAAGCTTTTCGTGACTGCCATATATGTCGGGCGTGTCGGACGGCCGCATACGGGCGGGGTCTTGTTCGACTGTTACGGCTGTGCTTGATTTTGAGACGATGAGGTCTAGCATTTCCTGTCCGCTGCGACTTGTGCCGGAGCATATGTTATATGTTTCCCCGGAGCGACCCTTCTCGAGCAGTAATCTGTACGCCCGAGCAATATCCCGTACGTCTGTATAATCACGCTTTGCCTCCAAGTTACCCACAAGAATTTTGTCTGCGCCGCCGCGTTCAATGTCAATCACCTGTTTTGCTAGGTCTGGAACGATAAATCCGAGGTTTTGACCCGGCCCTATGTGGTTAAATGGCCGGGCAATAACTACTTCAAAGCCACGCGTTTTGTAGTATTTGCCCATTTCTTCTTGACCAATTTTGCTGACAGCATAGGGGGAATTGGCAAGCACTGTCGAGTCTTCATAAATAGGCATTTCTGCATTTGGGTCATACAACGCGCCGCTACTAATGATGATAAACTTTGGTTTTACGTTTTGACGGGTGGCTTCTTCAAATAGGTTTACTTCCATCCCTATGTTAACAGCCACATACTGAAGCGGCTGTTCAAAAGATGGTCCGACTGCAGCAAGCCCAGCGAGATGAATAACACCGGTTACCCCTTGAAAATTAATCTTTGCAACTTCTTCGGGATTGTTTAGGTCCGCAACGATGTAATCGGTAAGGCCCAGGGGGTCTTTCATACCGGGTAGTTTCGGGCCACCGACCCCTACAACTTCATAGCCAGCATCTGCCAGCTCCTTTACAAGGTGGTTGCCTACGAATCCATTTGCACCTGTTACTAACACCTTACTCATAAGACCAGTATGACAGATGCAAACCCCGGGGACAATTACCGAGTTCGCAACATAGAGTCAAGTAGGCTCTGCATTGTGCGTATATTTGCACTCCAGCTAAAGCCGGTAAGCCGTTCCTGGCCTTTTTGGATCAGTGTTTGGCGAAGTGCGTCATCGGCGAGAAGTTTGGTAAGGATCTTTGTTATATCTGTTGGGTCGGTCTGCTTGAAATAGATTGCTGCGTCTCCAGCGACCTCATGGAAAACAGGAATGTCAGTAACTGCAACAGGAATATTTTGCTGCATAGCCTCAAAAATCGGCATACCGAAGCCCTCGTAATGTGAAGGGAGCACGAAGCACGCGGCATGCCGATAGAGCGCAATTTTTTCAAACTGACTGACATAGCCGGTTCGTATCACTTGTAGGCCGGCGTCTTCGGCTTCTTGTATCGTTGCCTGAGTATCTTCATCGTTCCACCCCTTGCCGCCAGCCAGGACTAGTGAATATTCAGCACGTATCTTTTCAGAAAGGCACTTATAAGCCCGTACGAGTCCGACAATGTTCTTCCTCGGTTCCAGCGTACCGATGTACAACACGTATTTCTTGGAACGTACGCCAAGATCTATGAGCCGGTCGGAAAGCGTCGCAGTGATGTCGGCGGCCGGCGCGGGCGGGATTGGGAGAATGATCATATCATTGCTATATGTCGGGTAATTGTTCCGTAACCGCTCCGCCGTGAAATTCGATATGGTCACGATATGGCTACATCGCCGCAGAGTATCTGGGACGAAACGTGTAAGGTCCTGCCGGTTCTTTTTCGAGACGAACTCTGGGTGGTCGACAAAACACATGTCATATATGAAGCCAATCGCAGGAGTCCGAAAGAGTGATGGCACACTGAGGTAGTTCAGGTGTAGTGCCATAGCAGCCCGCCTAAATATCCGTAGCTCCAGCGGTATTTCGACCCGGAATCGCCGGAGCAGATTCACAAACTGGATGGGTAGGAAAGGGTTACGTACATACGATATGTTTGACGCTTTCGGCAAGTCTGCTTTTGACCTAAGCATAAAGTCGTACGCATGCCCGACGAATCTAGTCTCTGGCATGACGGCCGCTAGCTGTGCGATCAGTGTATGGCAAAAATACCCTACTCCGGTCTTCTCGCCCAGAAGTACCTGGGCATCGAAATACACGATTGATCTTTTGCTAGGCTTTATTGCCATGCTCGACTACCTTCTCCAGTATCATCTTGGCCGTTTTGTCCCAGGTGAAACGGGCGGCATGTTCCTTGCCCCTCTGAATGAGATCTTGCCGTAAGGTATTATTGTTTAGTACTCTTTCCGCCGCGGCGGACAGGTTGTTATCCTGCTCGACCAAGATACACGCATCTCCTGCTACTTCTGGGATGGACGAGGTGTCGTACGCGACCACTGGACAACCAGCCGCCATCGCCTCCAGTATGGGTAAGCCGAAGCCTTCATAGAGGCTTGGGAAGACGAAGCACTGGGCCCGTCTATATAGATATAGTAAGTCATTGTGTGTCACAAAACCGGTGCTCAGGACGTCTTTAGCATATGCCTCATTGTTGTGTAATTCCGCGTACCAACCTCGATCTGCCAGCTGATCCTCGAGCGAGAATTCCTTGCCGACTACAATAAGGCGAAGCTCCGGGTGTGCAGGTTTCAATGCGTAAAGTACTTTCACAAGTTCAGCCACATTCTTGCGGGTATCTATGCCCCCTACGTATAAAATGTACGGTTTTAAAGCTAACTCGCGCACTCTATCTGATGGTTTGCCGCTTGAGACAAAGAAAGAGTGATCAACTCCAAGCGGAACGACCGTAACTCGTGAGGCTGAGATGGACGGCAAGTAACGCAGCAGGTCCTTTTTTGAACTTTCTGATATAGCAAGTAAGTGGTCAGCTTTTTGGAATGAGTGTATGAATCGGAGATACTTTTGCCAATACATATGTCGCGCCAAACCATCTTTCAAGCGCCTGAAAGGCCGAATATTTTTCGAGGATTTTTTTTCTATATCGCGGAACAAAAGCGGGATAAGGTCGTAGAATATGACCACAGTCAACACGCTTCGGGGGACGCCCAGAGCCGCATCGAACTGTAAAAATACATCTATATCATCAGGGCTTGGTTGAGCTACGCTGAAGGAGGGCAGAAAAGAACGAAAGTACCGTTTGCGGCCCAGTTTAGGGCTTTTTATGGTCCGTACAATTGAGTCAGGGAATAGGGTGGTGATTTCTGGCTGAGGTATATCCGCATCCACGTAAAAGGTAAAATGGTGCAATGACCTTTCCGGCAGGCGGCTCAGTGCGCTCATAAAGAACTCCTCAGTTTTGCCTATCCCTCGGAAACGGGTCTCACCCTGCATGGGGCGCAGATCAATGCCTATCTTCATATCTGTATCCATTGATTATGTTGAATATTGATTTAGTATGACATATACAATATTTCTAAGAAACACATACAGATCAAAAGATTACAACGCGTTGACATACTTACCGACATCGACAGTGCTATAATAGTGCCTAATGTTGGGTATATTTAAGAAACGGTCTAGGGCACTTTTGGGTGCGATGTTAATCACTGACTTCAAGATAAGATATCAGGGGTCTGCACTTGGTTACCTATGGTCGTTGGTAAGACCTCTTAGTCTTTTCGTAATACTCTACATCGTTTTTGCAAAATTCTTTAAGGTAGGCGACAATATTCCTCACTTTGGCTCGTACTTGCTGCTTGGGGTTATGTTATGGAACTTTTTTGCCGAGGCAACTGGAAATGCTCTAAGTTCACTCGTGGACAGGGCAGACTTGATCAGGAAAGTTATGGTTCCGCGTTATACCGTAATACTTGTAGCCGTACTATCATCAGCGATCAACCTCCTCATCAATCTTGTGGTGGTAGGCGTTATTATCTCTTTTGCAGGAATCGACCCGAGCCCTTGGGCTATTGTGCTGGTGCCGCTTCTGATACTTGAACTTGTCGGTATAAGCCTTGCTTTCGGTTTTATTCTGTCGATACTATATGTCCGATTCAGGGATATAAAGTATATATGGGAGCTCCTGCTGCAGGTTGCATTCTATGCTACCCCGATAATTTACCCCATATCGAAGATTCCGCAAAAATATCACGCCCTCATATCGCTGAACCCTATCGCGCAAATCATCCAGGATATGCGTGATGTTCTCGTGACGAATCATACGCTGACGAGTTGGGAAATACTCGGTAAGGCGAAAGCGTCGCTATGTATTATTGCGCCCGTTCTGCTGGGGGTATTTGCATACCTGTATTTTAAGAGAAACATCGGAAAGATAGCTGAAGACTTATGACCAAAGATGAACAACCTGATGCTATTGAAGTAAAAAAACTAATAAAAATATTCAAACTTCCGCACGACAATAAAAAGTCAATAAAACAGTCTATACTCAGTTTTCGCCGCAGTAGCTTCGAAAACCAGATCGTATTGGACGGAGTATCTTTCTCAGTTAAGAAGGGTGAATTCTTTGGGATTTTAGGACGCAACGGCAGTGGTAAAAGTACCCTCTTAAAGCTGCTTGCCGGTATATATGAACCCACCTCCGGGACTGTGAGAGTACATGGTAAGCTCACCCCTTTCATTGAGCTGGGGATCGGGTTCAACCCGGAGCTCACGGGTCGGGATAATGTATTCTTGAACGCTGCAATCCTTGGACTAAGCAGGAAGGAAATCGAAGCGAAATATGATGAAATCGTACGGTTTGCGGAGCTGGAAAGGTACATGGATCAGAAGCTTCGCAATTATTCATCAGGCATGCTGGTCCGACTCGCGTTCTCAATATCGATCCAAGCTCACAATAACGTACTGCTCATTGATGAGGTGCTGGCTGTTGGTGACGTTAATTTTCAGCAAAAATGTCTGAAT encodes:
- a CDS encoding glycosyltransferase family 4 protein; the protein is MKIGIDLRPMQGETRFRGIGKTEEFFMSALSRLPERSLHHFTFYVDADIPQPEITTLFPDSIVRTIKSPKLGRKRYFRSFLPSFSVAQPSPDDIDVFLQFDAALGVPRSVLTVVIFYDLIPLLFRDIEKKSSKNIRPFRRLKDGLARHMYWQKYLRFIHSFQKADHLLAISESSKKDLLRYLPSISASRVTVVPLGVDHSFFVSSGKPSDRVRELALKPYILYVGGIDTRKNVAELVKVLYALKPAHPELRLIVVGKEFSLEDQLADRGWYAELHNNEAYAKDVLSTGFVTHNDLLYLYRRAQCFVFPSLYEGFGLPILEAMAAGCPVVAYDTSSIPEVAGDACILVEQDNNLSAAAERVLNNNTLRQDLIQRGKEHAARFTWDKTAKMILEKVVEHGNKA
- a CDS encoding GDP-mannose 4,6-dehydratase — encoded protein: MSKVLVTGANGFVGNHLVKELADAGYEVVGVGGPKLPGMKDPLGLTDYIVADLNNPEEVAKINFQGVTGVIHLAGLAAVGPSFEQPLQYVAVNIGMEVNLFEEATRQNVKPKFIIISSGALYDPNAEMPIYEDSTVLANSPYAVSKIGQEEMGKYYKTRGFEVVIARPFNHIGPGQNLGFIVPDLAKQVIDIERGGADKILVGNLEAKRDYTDVRDIARAYRLLLEKGRSGETYNICSGTSRSGQEMLDLIVSKSSTAVTVEQDPARMRPSDTPDIYGSHEKLTTDTGWQPEIPLETTIADVIADWRNRDSS
- a CDS encoding glycosyltransferase family 4 protein encodes the protein MKIVIDARELRTTTGRYIERLLHYLQEVDTVNTYSVLIKPEDAPGWTPSNSRFTKIVCPHKEFTLAEQVGLLHQIAQLHPDVVHFPMVQQPAFYRGTVVTTMNDLTTTRFRNPAKNALVFWLKQRVYVWLNKRVAKKSAALISYSEFVRDDVAAFAHVSPNKFTIIPLAADAIRENAEPLAALKNKRYIMYTGKPMPHKNLGRLIDAFVVLQKTYPELMLVLAGKKDANYARHEERVLREGIQNVIFTGFVSEGQLRWLYENCAAYVFPSLSEGFGLPGLEAMVHGAPVVSSNATCLPEVYGEAAHYFDPLDTSDMAAKIGEVLYDEALRSNLIKKGREQAATYSWRRTAEQTLEVYEKALGN
- a CDS encoding SGNH/GDSL hydrolase family protein, producing the protein MGRTNKLWSTTLCLVALVMGGGVVWAASPRTAWLSAAEPIIEKVAELPENLEPPSLNHDCTPTQLPNGSSTIDSCAYKTPIGTIAGGMLLDGPKGTYPYDQFYGGFILPSIPNRPNTIVTSTISNGVNAIRLGAYDPAQLKFAEYYGGKKVYEYRGQPSTTIKIPGDSGALSFNASGVAYSSNGDWLVGVVRGKGIFRYDLTALQGKLIAWDAASYTYGFGYKNTNNLAVSDDGRFVAITFSVPNGSSSRPSLRVYDTQACRDQYPNFLEPTKHNGCEYKDYWTGEYRTGNTRGIRDVLPTAEYPRRVRFTGIDTLTFDTIYDRTGPSAYKVARYSLRVPTTTSREYVSVLGMGDSYISGEGAAGTYSAGTDTKQNKCHLSWFSYPYRAGAQAFQYGHSVACSGATMFDVSMAAGDPETDPEKKVTREDDYLGQVINKKRWEERNQVNTIKSFSPGYAQQVVFAREYKPRTILLSVGGNDVAFAKILATCVAGEVAGTCYHYYEDRVQLMEQILGQYERLVKTYKSVLAESGGARVYVVGYPQILKEGGACGANVHFNAAEVQFGARLITYLNSVIKRAAAEAGVYYVDTESALNGYRLCEAPKNNAGVNGLTTGDDKGVKVQAHAGGKTYSKTIGIGNESYHPTALGHRLLAQRVISSTTNLTAPMPAPKANNKPSLDYTSSLLKDVEHAPEQQRHREAIKWSDAGDISVLLKNSPYKTNAPKGTIKQGTSIKGVLRSNPVTLFEGIYDETKGFVFTIPDYIPVGLHTFDIYGVTPNGDPIDLREVVYVAEETDDFDGDGTPNEQEACVLVGSLGIDQDNDGADDACDSELRDISINDSVPELPSRSPIAFDPDENTGTPGGSQSIVVPYIPPEYNANENDSSQPKTTATRPTGSSNSLTNTNNPTSTQPNPSLPPYFGYVLTPPGIDLQNGTDVAATAATNVLGKKTDMPEKPNRQATRGENTITLIALATTAFVTLFVLTVFRSRRG
- the gmd gene encoding GDP-mannose 4,6-dehydratase → MAKKALITGIAGQDGGHLAKLLHEKGYEVYGVVRGQMEASHPRYKALKEEMPYAELVMADLLDLSALTRAVQTIRPDEVYNLAAISHVGYSFRDPILTCDVTGKGVLNMLEAIRLSGLEKTTRFYQASTSEMFGGLDYNRPGKGYDEDSAFHPRSPYGVAKLYGHWITKNYRESYGMHASCGILFNHEGDRRGPEFVTRKISQAVARIKTGGQEFIELGNLDSKRDWGYAGDYVEGMWRMLQQDAPDDYVLATGETHTIREFCELAFAEVGIDITWRGEAEKTEGVDQNGVVRVRVNPEFYRPAEVDILLGNPAKAETVLGWKRAVDFPGLVRLMVTHDLQA
- a CDS encoding acyltransferase — translated: MESVSQLWFKRSATQSDEKTSTNTKKITALDSVRGIAAFSVILWHFASIFFPAAIGAGSAYAHSSYDFWFYHSPLASLFSGSLAVSLFFILSGFVLSLRFFENKQSSLFTASFKRYFRLMPVAFFSIIMSYAILSLGYYTNSTDSAILHSPWTGNTYFSFSPSFIGAIWQGLIGAFTLQAEASSTYNPVLWTIYYELLGSFIIFGLASMCRGMRRRWLLYSIAIAAFIHTYFVGFIAGMILADIFATFPAIFRKIAMLPWPYKICSLLLAFAIGSYPSIVGLEGSNLGKYWQMLTLSNGDLLLSRTILQLIAGVIIIILVLSWDRLRRLLENPVASWLGNISYTVYAVHLILLYSLTTTVFVYFRNHLEYMPSAFLSLLTTLPVILFVAHFMHIYIERPSIALANRIGEWAKK
- a CDS encoding glycosyltransferase family 4 protein; translated protein: MAIKPSKRSIVYFDAQVLLGEKTGVGYFCHTLIAQLAAVMPETRFVGHAYDFMLRSKADLPKASNISYVRNPFLPIQFVNLLRRFRVEIPLELRIFRRAAMALHLNYLSVPSLFRTPAIGFIYDMCFVDHPEFVSKKNRQDLTRFVPDTLRRCSHIVTISNFTAERLRNNYPTYSNDMIILPIPPAPAADITATLSDRLIDLGVRSKKYVLYIGTLEPRKNIVGLVRAYKCLSEKIRAEYSLVLAGGKGWNDEDTQATIQEAEDAGLQVIRTGYVSQFEKIALYRHAACFVLPSHYEGFGMPIFEAMQQNIPVAVTDIPVFHEVAGDAAIYFKQTDPTDITKILTKLLADDALRQTLIQKGQERLTGFSWSANIRTMQSLLDSMLRTR
- a CDS encoding ABC transporter permease, producing the protein MLGIFKKRSRALLGAMLITDFKIRYQGSALGYLWSLVRPLSLFVILYIVFAKFFKVGDNIPHFGSYLLLGVMLWNFFAEATGNALSSLVDRADLIRKVMVPRYTVILVAVLSSAINLLINLVVVGVIISFAGIDPSPWAIVLVPLLILELVGISLAFGFILSILYVRFRDIKYIWELLLQVAFYATPIIYPISKIPQKYHALISLNPIAQIIQDMRDVLVTNHTLTSWEILGKAKASLCIIAPVLLGVFAYLYFKRNIGKIAEDL